From a single Silene latifolia isolate original U9 population chromosome 6, ASM4854445v1, whole genome shotgun sequence genomic region:
- the LOC141587378 gene encoding putative glucose-6-phosphate 1-epimerase isoform X2, whose product MTPCEEVVTLDANVGSVEKIKDKHGIEQVILKNSRGAKVRISLYGGQVLSWTNEQGEELLFMSSKAIFKPPSAIRGGIPICFPQFGSRGMLEQHGFARNRMWVIDDNPTSPRANKSNGQASTDLVLKPTAEDITSWPSKFEIRLRVTLTEEGNLILRSRVKNTNGKPLSFSIAFRTYFAISDISEVRVEGLETLDYLDSLKERERFTEQGDALTFESEIDRVYLSSSDVALFDHGSKKTFQIRKQGLPDVAVWNPWDKKAKAISDLGDDEYKEMLCVDGAVIEKPITLKPGEEWVGQLDLSVLSSC is encoded by the exons ATGACTCCTTGTGAAGAAGTTGTTACCTTGGATGCGAATGTTGGATCCGTCGAAAAAATCAAAGACAAGCATGGGATTGAGCAAGTCATTCTTAAGAACTCCCGGGGCGCTAAAGTTCGG ATAAGCTTGTATGGAGGTCAAGTTTTATCATGGACAAATGAGCAAGGAGAAGAATTATTGTTCATGAGCAGCAAG GCAATCTTTAAGCCCCCTTCGGCTATCCGAGGAGGAATTCCTATTTGCTTCCCTCAG TTTGGAAGCCGTGGCATGTTAGAACAACATGGATTTGCAAGGAATAGAATGTGGGTGATCGACGACAACCCAACTTCACCACGTGCTAACAAATCCAACGGTCAAGCCTCGACAGACTTGGTGCTGAAACCAACCGCTGAAGACATCACATCATGGCCTAGCAA GTTTGAGATTCGCCTCAGAGTAACCTTGACGGAGGAAGGGAATCTCATTTTGAGATCACGAGTCAAAAATACCAATGGCAAACCCTTGAGCTTCTCCATTGCCTTTCGTACATATTTTGCTATTTCTGATATCAG TGAAGTTCGTGTAGAAGGGCTGGAAACTCTGGACTACCTTGATagcttaaaggaaagagaacgTTTCACAGAACAAGGAGATGCCTTAACATTTGAGTCTGAG ATTGACAGAGTATACCTTAGCTCATCAGATGTAGCGCTCTTCGATCATGGAAGCAAAAAAACGTTTCAGATAAGAAAGCAAGGACTTCCTGACGTAG CGGTTTGGAATCCATGGGACAAGAAAGCCAAGGCGATATCTGATCTAGGCGACGATGAATACAAAGAAATGCTCTGTGTTGATGGTGCAGTGATTGAGAAGCCAATCACCCTTAAGCCCGGTGAGGAATGGGTGGGGCAATTGGACCTCTCAGTCCTGTCTTCCTGCTAG
- the LOC141587378 gene encoding putative glucose-6-phosphate 1-epimerase isoform X1, whose protein sequence is MVLSLLDIEKKMTPCEEVVTLDANVGSVEKIKDKHGIEQVILKNSRGAKVRISLYGGQVLSWTNEQGEELLFMSSKAIFKPPSAIRGGIPICFPQFGSRGMLEQHGFARNRMWVIDDNPTSPRANKSNGQASTDLVLKPTAEDITSWPSKFEIRLRVTLTEEGNLILRSRVKNTNGKPLSFSIAFRTYFAISDISEVRVEGLETLDYLDSLKERERFTEQGDALTFESEIDRVYLSSSDVALFDHGSKKTFQIRKQGLPDVAVWNPWDKKAKAISDLGDDEYKEMLCVDGAVIEKPITLKPGEEWVGQLDLSVLSSC, encoded by the exons ATGGTTTTATCTCTTTTAGATATTGAGAAAAAAATGACTCCTTGTGAAGAAGTTGTTACCTTGGATGCGAATGTTGGATCCGTCGAAAAAATCAAAGACAAGCATGGGATTGAGCAAGTCATTCTTAAGAACTCCCGGGGCGCTAAAGTTCGG ATAAGCTTGTATGGAGGTCAAGTTTTATCATGGACAAATGAGCAAGGAGAAGAATTATTGTTCATGAGCAGCAAG GCAATCTTTAAGCCCCCTTCGGCTATCCGAGGAGGAATTCCTATTTGCTTCCCTCAG TTTGGAAGCCGTGGCATGTTAGAACAACATGGATTTGCAAGGAATAGAATGTGGGTGATCGACGACAACCCAACTTCACCACGTGCTAACAAATCCAACGGTCAAGCCTCGACAGACTTGGTGCTGAAACCAACCGCTGAAGACATCACATCATGGCCTAGCAA GTTTGAGATTCGCCTCAGAGTAACCTTGACGGAGGAAGGGAATCTCATTTTGAGATCACGAGTCAAAAATACCAATGGCAAACCCTTGAGCTTCTCCATTGCCTTTCGTACATATTTTGCTATTTCTGATATCAG TGAAGTTCGTGTAGAAGGGCTGGAAACTCTGGACTACCTTGATagcttaaaggaaagagaacgTTTCACAGAACAAGGAGATGCCTTAACATTTGAGTCTGAG ATTGACAGAGTATACCTTAGCTCATCAGATGTAGCGCTCTTCGATCATGGAAGCAAAAAAACGTTTCAGATAAGAAAGCAAGGACTTCCTGACGTAG CGGTTTGGAATCCATGGGACAAGAAAGCCAAGGCGATATCTGATCTAGGCGACGATGAATACAAAGAAATGCTCTGTGTTGATGGTGCAGTGATTGAGAAGCCAATCACCCTTAAGCCCGGTGAGGAATGGGTGGGGCAATTGGACCTCTCAGTCCTGTCTTCCTGCTAG